A genomic region of Xanthocytophaga agilis contains the following coding sequences:
- a CDS encoding type II secretion system F family protein, which translates to MAGLDISKLALPQNQTGAKNSEEKDPLAFLKKDITLFSPINDKFKESFYLELSVLLSAGVDIKGSLELLEDQQSKAKLKDLIRTIRESIISGASVSEAVRQTEHFSAYEFYSLQIGEETGKLTQVLTELAAYYTKKLKQRRQMMQALSYPIIVLSTSVGAVGFMLRFIVPMFSDVFKRFGGELPYLTAQIIKLSKALESYGWTLLVLIALIVAFVRMNKQKEWFQRHSTRLILKLPIVGEIVRRVYLARLCSSFALLIGARVPLLQAIGLVRKMINFYPIATSLEQVEKDILQGELFHKSLSRFSIYDAKMIALLKVGEEVNQLDFFFDKLAVQNNEEVEHRSSLLSSALEPMIIIFLGLIVGVILVAMYLPLFQLSTNIG; encoded by the coding sequence ATGGCAGGATTAGATATAAGCAAACTGGCATTGCCTCAAAACCAGACTGGAGCGAAAAATTCAGAAGAGAAGGACCCATTGGCCTTTCTCAAAAAAGATATTACCCTTTTTAGCCCGATCAACGATAAGTTTAAGGAATCGTTTTACCTGGAACTATCGGTGTTGCTATCGGCTGGGGTGGATATCAAGGGATCGCTGGAGCTGTTGGAAGATCAGCAAAGCAAAGCTAAGCTAAAAGACCTGATACGCACCATCCGGGAAAGCATCATCAGTGGGGCCAGTGTCTCGGAAGCGGTGCGGCAGACAGAACATTTCTCAGCGTATGAGTTTTATAGTTTGCAGATTGGGGAAGAAACAGGCAAGCTGACACAGGTACTTACCGAACTGGCGGCCTATTATACCAAAAAGCTGAAGCAACGCCGGCAAATGATGCAGGCGCTCTCCTATCCTATCATTGTATTGTCTACTTCTGTAGGAGCGGTAGGGTTTATGCTTCGCTTTATCGTACCTATGTTCTCGGATGTGTTCAAACGGTTTGGCGGCGAACTCCCTTACCTGACAGCCCAGATCATCAAACTGTCCAAAGCGCTGGAATCCTATGGATGGACATTGCTGGTGCTCATTGCCCTGATTGTGGCCTTTGTGCGTATGAACAAGCAGAAGGAATGGTTTCAGCGCCACAGCACCCGACTCATTCTGAAACTACCGATTGTAGGTGAAATTGTACGGAGAGTATACCTGGCCCGTTTGTGTTCCTCCTTTGCCTTGCTGATTGGAGCACGGGTGCCCTTGCTGCAGGCGATAGGGTTGGTACGTAAGATGATCAACTTTTATCCAATAGCGACTTCCCTGGAACAGGTAGAAAAAGACATCCTGCAAGGGGAGCTGTTTCACAAAAGCTTGTCCCGCTTTTCGATTTACGATGCCAAAATGATAGCCCTGCTTAAGGTAGGCGAAGAGGTAAACCAGCTCGATTTCTTCTTTGACAAGCTGGCTGTTCAGAATAACGAAGAGGTAGAGCACCGTAGCTCCTTGCTGAGCAGTGCCCTCGAACCGATGATTATTATCTTTCTGGGTTTAATTGTGGGAGTGATTCTGGTAGCGATGTATTTGCCTTTGTTCCAGTTGAGTACGAATATTGGATAG
- the hisA gene encoding 1-(5-phosphoribosyl)-5-[(5-phosphoribosylamino)methylideneamino]imidazole-4-carboxamide isomerase yields the protein MHIIPAIDLIDGKCVRLTQGDYSQKKEYNSNPLEVAQMFADAGLKRLHLVDLDGAKQKRLVNHKVLEKLATHTSLHIDFGGGIQSDEDIRIAFESGAQQVTGGSIAIRKPELFESWLKQHGNEKIILGADAKNERIAVSGWEETTEVWIYDFLEEYSRKGVKYVISTDVAKDGLLQGPSFELYKNIQDKTPELKLVASGGVSNIGDVERLAEMNIFGVIIGKAIYEGTIQLADLSRMANA from the coding sequence ATGCATATAATTCCCGCCATAGACCTGATAGATGGCAAATGTGTTCGCCTTACACAAGGTGATTATTCTCAGAAGAAAGAATACAACTCAAACCCGCTGGAAGTAGCACAGATGTTTGCCGATGCCGGACTGAAACGGTTGCACCTGGTAGACCTGGACGGGGCAAAACAAAAGCGTTTGGTAAACCATAAGGTGCTGGAAAAGCTAGCAACCCATACTTCCCTGCATATCGATTTTGGCGGAGGGATTCAATCAGATGAGGATATACGCATTGCCTTTGAAAGCGGTGCCCAACAGGTGACAGGAGGCAGCATTGCTATTCGTAAACCCGAATTGTTTGAAAGTTGGTTAAAGCAGCATGGCAATGAGAAAATTATTCTGGGCGCTGATGCCAAAAACGAACGTATTGCTGTAAGTGGATGGGAAGAGACTACCGAAGTATGGATCTATGATTTTCTGGAAGAGTACTCACGCAAAGGAGTCAAATATGTGATCAGCACTGACGTAGCCAAAGATGGGCTGCTACAAGGCCCTTCCTTTGAGCTATATAAAAATATCCAGGACAAGACACCTGAGCTGAAACTAGTTGCCAGTGGCGGGGTTAGTAACATAGGGGATGTGGAAAGATTGGCAGAAATGAATATTTTTGGGGTGATTATAGGAAAAGCCATTTATGAAGGAACGATTCAGCTTGCTGACTTGTCCAGAATGGCAAACGCCTAA
- a CDS encoding RHS repeat-associated core domain-containing protein: protein MAQNPTGPNPYVEINYGSSFCVNEEASFTLRDLPCGNLPLYWTMRGLSSGVDYQEVSSDNGKSTATTYRIRFLREVKNKSVAQVNWGNSGSCSSVTGFYRESAEFLAYNAPTVTLSGPTSVQCPGEELTLTATGGGTYVWSGDAEASGFKTATIAVHPKVTTVYTVQVYGSGGCASSKSITVQVRVPVATAGVITGASTIEVGGGNNQGVLTLEGYSGTITRWEKSEDNGVTWIDLGNSGQPSYTYKDLLTTTIYRVIVTGTDNCSVASTNATVLIEQRMNWVETRTFNKTLVTTTTGSGPIDNNAQYSAEPITLPKPLIITANTTYVSAQKITVPANSGQIRVAGGGSLTLEIKERQSYGTEIRDEYITSESRAYFDYGGNPLQSQSRVMSTKTPEQDPDQAEIMVAQPLYGRYYNTVGQTLAAPVGIGGFRYISRFATSSSVPYNYTHFDTQEGGQDRINNPLPVDASSPLGKYYSDQNDREPYVATSSYPFSRTEAYGDGSGEMKRSGGVGDELRMGNGHDSYSGAFPVTTELDHYLRVRSIILPAAQNNPVTFANNAVKQVGIDVNQREGVSFSDNNGKAIASCLTGRDFTEQTIVPKITIGVPIYWSNITPVGNSTVSISGKGKIQVYQYVVISNQVALSKSYEGAAPFTFTSINGGPITIRYQIRSTETFTVQTTTSTGVISNSTANSPSGNYTTSRIHIPDANGNVPVTITNNLSANLTYVVKDLKTDQVVDLSNGLPSGFYSISLLNSNGSPFSPELQDIPFDRNGYNYNLQVSYTYPTASWSYSFYNDAGELVASIAPEGIKAIWQNVPTDKNNIPFLTTYEYGLDGHLVAKEETDEGRTEYVYRKDGQIRFSQNEVQRRAIPKRFSYVNYDGFGRSVESGELEPFTDISNIHDISVSVIESVASDGGLNEGTRRDWVHTYFDEAPWPLPTEWSDKYIVDYTYGKVAASENPNSRTWYSYDEQGRMHWMLQDIKGLGTKMVEYTYDLSGHVLEVAYQKGKSDAFYHYYTYDDDLRLKTVYTSRDGQQRDLQATYYYYLHGPLKRVELADKLQGIDYVYTIQGWLKSINHPNKVNDPGKDGIANTANAAFAPDAFGVQLDYFSGDYIRSNTNIASFNSLSTGNTLLQNQYNGNIRTQTWFNQKSLSAIGRDGEQINNPQSITYLYDKQYQLTEATFALPDFSNNSLQLLDKYQEFGIKYDLHGNIKFLKRRGVDGAIVDDFTYNYLPNSNRLQSVGNYRSYQYDEMGQMISEVGAGQGNYVEYNANGLINAVYSDEVKSQLKATFSYTAGGERYKKVDFENGNILYSVYGSSGLLATYLIENGVAVVKDFPIYGLKPIGTYSEESEKFTYELSNHTGTVLGSISRTKESGLADVLSYSDFTALGLPAEAGGEENQSYGYQGAYSGKDTQLGWNTFELRMYDSRIGRWLSIDPQQQYWSPYVSMGNNWPNRVDPTGGEDDWHLENGVLKADKGDTPYSLYLYFKNQGKNYSYEQVHDYVNDLSHWDGNMTAGDLQFMRYGDHSLDIIPLADNYLQFAGAYVNVAGNTVLDYLGDNIEGLKSLGTAQGWKNLGNALATGVRYITMTDSELHKKIDYKIADAVEHYSKSFPKKTTPEKVRDVVYGASTIGDAVFGSKATGLAKKAALSTKVGQKAASGLSAVNKTVSNFATEKIQAITRSVGYTARNGYPVYVKGISFKQSIFAERIKGYTTLLDELFKSGVDEKFLQDFQNASESFFKALNEDLSLLDVWKSLDGGGFSNLKKSTEFITNKGVLNDLSKLTDDTRKSILRTLDGDADLLAEINKNPSISKAWVQHKVEAAVTSEQLAKASEAISQIENATTKQKALDLLTESAKKQQFIERNILSKSFDENVVGELLKETFGEDNIAAQVHLWVIDNKSGLGTKMIADFFVRLPDGSFAIFDSKYHASAEVFSAANSLTDNQAKVLNLLQTGGVRSIEIRSPNLPASFNLPYTTKLPNPGKTDFVLAKSVKGQQQVESFMDLFKAN from the coding sequence ATGGCTCAAAACCCAACGGGTCCAAATCCATATGTTGAAATAAACTATGGTAGCAGCTTTTGTGTAAATGAAGAAGCCTCATTTACCTTAAGGGATCTTCCCTGTGGTAATCTTCCATTATACTGGACCATGAGAGGACTTTCATCAGGTGTTGATTATCAGGAAGTTTCAAGTGATAATGGAAAGTCTACTGCTACCACCTATCGGATAAGGTTTTTACGTGAAGTAAAGAATAAAAGTGTTGCCCAGGTAAATTGGGGGAATAGCGGTTCTTGCTCTAGTGTCACAGGTTTTTATCGGGAATCAGCTGAGTTTTTAGCATACAATGCCCCCACAGTTACATTGAGTGGCCCTACTTCAGTACAATGTCCAGGTGAAGAACTAACTTTGACTGCTACAGGAGGAGGAACTTACGTATGGAGTGGTGATGCAGAAGCTTCGGGATTTAAAACAGCTACGATTGCTGTACATCCCAAAGTTACTACTGTCTATACTGTGCAGGTGTATGGTTCTGGAGGGTGTGCAAGTTCCAAATCTATTACTGTTCAAGTACGTGTTCCTGTGGCTACTGCTGGTGTAATTACCGGAGCTTCTACCATAGAGGTTGGAGGAGGAAACAATCAGGGCGTGTTAACATTGGAGGGATATTCCGGAACTATTACCCGCTGGGAAAAGTCGGAAGATAATGGTGTAACCTGGATTGACCTTGGAAATTCAGGCCAACCTTCCTATACCTACAAAGATTTACTTACTACCACTATATATCGGGTAATAGTAACAGGAACAGACAATTGTAGTGTTGCCTCTACCAATGCAACTGTGTTGATAGAGCAACGAATGAACTGGGTTGAGACACGAACTTTCAATAAAACATTAGTAACAACAACAACTGGCTCTGGTCCGATCGATAATAATGCTCAATATTCAGCAGAACCAATTACATTACCGAAACCTCTCATTATAACAGCAAATACCACCTATGTCAGTGCACAAAAAATTACAGTACCAGCTAATAGTGGGCAGATACGAGTGGCAGGAGGAGGAAGCTTAACATTAGAGATCAAGGAGCGGCAATCGTATGGAACAGAAATCAGAGATGAATACATAACCAGTGAGAGTAGAGCCTATTTTGATTATGGTGGAAATCCGTTACAGAGTCAATCCCGGGTTATGTCTACCAAAACACCTGAACAAGATCCTGATCAGGCTGAAATAATGGTTGCTCAGCCTCTATATGGTCGCTATTATAATACTGTAGGACAAACTTTGGCTGCGCCTGTTGGCATAGGTGGATTCCGTTATATCTCTCGTTTTGCTACTTCTTCTTCTGTTCCCTATAATTATACACACTTTGATACACAGGAAGGAGGACAGGATCGGATAAATAACCCACTCCCTGTAGATGCCTCATCTCCATTAGGAAAATACTATAGTGATCAGAATGATCGTGAGCCGTATGTGGCTACCAGTTCCTATCCATTTAGCCGTACTGAAGCATATGGAGATGGTAGCGGAGAAATGAAACGTAGTGGAGGAGTAGGAGATGAATTACGTATGGGTAATGGGCATGATAGTTATTCCGGAGCCTTTCCTGTTACTACTGAGTTAGACCATTATTTACGAGTTCGTAGTATTATTCTGCCTGCTGCTCAGAACAACCCTGTTACATTTGCCAATAATGCAGTGAAACAGGTAGGGATAGATGTAAACCAGCGAGAAGGTGTTTCTTTTTCTGATAATAATGGAAAAGCAATTGCATCTTGTTTGACGGGTAGAGACTTTACGGAGCAGACTATAGTACCAAAAATTACTATCGGGGTTCCTATTTATTGGAGCAATATCACGCCTGTAGGAAACAGTACCGTTTCTATTTCCGGAAAGGGTAAGATTCAGGTTTATCAGTATGTTGTGATAAGTAATCAGGTAGCATTATCAAAGTCATATGAGGGTGCTGCTCCCTTTACATTTACGTCAATTAATGGTGGTCCCATTACTATTAGATATCAGATACGTTCAACAGAAACTTTTACTGTTCAGACTACCACAAGCACTGGTGTTATATCCAATAGTACAGCGAATTCCCCTTCTGGGAACTATACTACCAGTAGAATACATATACCTGATGCAAATGGGAATGTACCTGTAACCATCACCAACAACCTGTCAGCGAACCTCACGTATGTAGTAAAAGATCTAAAAACAGATCAGGTGGTTGATTTGTCAAATGGATTACCTTCTGGATTTTATTCTATCTCGCTGTTAAATTCTAATGGATCTCCATTCAGTCCGGAGCTACAGGATATCCCATTTGATCGAAATGGATATAATTATAATTTACAAGTTAGTTATACCTATCCTACTGCTAGCTGGAGTTATAGCTTTTATAATGATGCAGGCGAGTTAGTTGCATCCATTGCCCCGGAAGGAATAAAAGCGATTTGGCAAAATGTTCCAACTGATAAAAATAATATTCCTTTCCTTACTACTTATGAGTATGGTTTAGACGGGCATTTGGTTGCTAAAGAAGAAACGGATGAAGGTAGAACGGAATATGTTTATCGTAAAGATGGACAAATACGATTTAGTCAGAATGAGGTTCAACGAAGGGCCATTCCGAAACGCTTTAGTTATGTAAATTATGATGGTTTTGGTCGTTCAGTTGAGTCAGGTGAATTGGAACCATTCACAGATATTTCAAATATACATGATATATCTGTTTCTGTAATCGAAAGTGTAGCATCTGATGGCGGGTTAAATGAAGGGACTCGTAGAGATTGGGTTCATACCTATTTTGATGAAGCTCCTTGGCCTTTACCAACTGAGTGGAGTGATAAATATATTGTTGATTATACGTATGGTAAAGTAGCTGCTAGTGAAAATCCTAATTCCAGAACATGGTATAGTTATGATGAACAGGGGAGAATGCATTGGATGTTACAGGATATTAAGGGCTTAGGTACAAAGATGGTAGAATATACCTATGATCTGAGCGGTCATGTACTAGAAGTTGCTTATCAAAAAGGAAAATCTGATGCTTTCTATCATTACTATACCTATGATGATGACTTGCGTCTAAAAACAGTTTATACGAGTCGGGATGGACAACAACGGGATCTTCAGGCTACTTATTATTATTATCTGCATGGTCCATTAAAGCGGGTGGAATTAGCTGACAAGTTGCAAGGGATTGACTATGTCTATACTATACAAGGTTGGTTAAAAAGTATAAACCATCCGAATAAGGTTAACGACCCTGGAAAAGATGGGATTGCAAATACAGCAAATGCTGCTTTTGCTCCTGATGCTTTTGGTGTACAACTAGATTATTTCTCGGGTGATTATATACGAAGTAACACAAATATTGCATCATTTAATTCTCTTTCTACTGGAAATACCCTTCTTCAGAATCAATACAATGGCAACATCCGAACCCAGACATGGTTTAATCAGAAATCTTTATCTGCAATAGGAAGAGATGGAGAACAAATTAATAATCCTCAGAGTATTACTTATTTATATGATAAACAATATCAATTAACTGAAGCTACATTCGCACTGCCAGATTTCTCAAATAACTCATTGCAATTACTTGATAAATACCAGGAGTTTGGAATTAAATATGATTTGCATGGAAATATAAAGTTTTTGAAGCGAAGAGGCGTAGACGGAGCGATAGTTGACGATTTTACTTATAATTATTTACCAAACTCAAATCGCTTACAGAGTGTTGGAAATTATAGGAGTTACCAATATGATGAGATGGGACAAATGATCTCAGAAGTTGGTGCTGGACAAGGAAACTATGTAGAATATAATGCGAATGGACTAATAAATGCTGTTTACAGTGATGAAGTAAAGTCTCAGCTGAAAGCAACTTTTAGCTACACGGCTGGTGGTGAACGCTATAAGAAAGTTGATTTTGAAAATGGAAACATTTTATATTCTGTCTATGGAAGCAGTGGACTGTTGGCAACATATTTAATAGAGAATGGGGTTGCTGTTGTAAAAGATTTTCCAATTTATGGATTAAAGCCGATAGGCACTTATTCGGAAGAGAGTGAAAAGTTTACTTATGAATTAAGCAATCATACTGGAACTGTTCTAGGGTCTATTAGCAGAACCAAAGAAAGTGGTTTAGCAGATGTATTGTCTTATAGTGATTTTACTGCTTTAGGATTACCCGCTGAGGCTGGGGGAGAGGAAAACCAAAGTTATGGATACCAAGGAGCGTATAGTGGGAAGGATACACAATTGGGTTGGAATACATTCGAATTGCGTATGTATGATAGTCGTATCGGAAGATGGTTGTCTATTGACCCCCAACAGCAATACTGGTCTCCGTATGTGAGTATGGGGAATAACTGGCCAAATAGAGTGGATCCCACTGGTGGAGAGGATGATTGGCATTTAGAAAATGGTGTATTAAAAGCAGATAAAGGGGATACTCCATATTCTTTGTACCTATACTTCAAAAACCAAGGAAAGAATTACAGTTATGAGCAAGTCCATGACTATGTAAATGATCTATCCCACTGGGATGGAAATATGACTGCGGGTGATCTTCAATTTATGAGATATGGAGATCATAGCCTTGATATTATACCTCTAGCTGATAACTATCTACAATTTGCAGGAGCTTATGTTAATGTAGCGGGTAATACTGTTTTAGATTATCTTGGAGATAATATAGAAGGACTTAAGTCTTTAGGAACTGCTCAAGGATGGAAAAATCTAGGTAATGCTCTGGCTACAGGCGTTCGCTATATTACCATGACGGATAGTGAGCTACATAAAAAGATAGATTATAAGATTGCGGATGCTGTTGAACATTATTCAAAAAGTTTCCCTAAAAAAACAACACCGGAAAAAGTACGTGATGTTGTATATGGTGCGTCTACAATCGGGGATGCTGTCTTTGGAAGTAAAGCAACTGGTTTAGCAAAAAAAGCTGCATTGTCAACAAAAGTGGGTCAAAAGGCTGCATCAGGCCTTTCTGCCGTAAATAAAACTGTTTCCAACTTTGCCACCGAAAAAATACAGGCAATAACCAGATCAGTCGGATATACTGCACGAAATGGATATCCTGTATATGTAAAGGGGATTAGCTTTAAACAGAGTATTTTTGCAGAACGTATCAAAGGATATACAACACTCTTAGATGAATTATTCAAGAGTGGTGTTGATGAAAAGTTTCTACAGGACTTTCAAAATGCATCAGAATCCTTTTTTAAAGCTTTAAATGAAGATCTTAGTCTATTAGATGTCTGGAAAAGCTTAGATGGTGGAGGTTTTTCTAATCTCAAAAAAAGCACAGAATTTATTACTAATAAAGGAGTATTGAATGATCTAAGTAAATTAACTGATGATACCAGAAAGTCGATTCTTCGGACACTTGATGGGGATGCCGACTTATTAGCTGAAATAAATAAAAATCCAAGCATATCAAAAGCATGGGTACAACATAAAGTGGAGGCTGCTGTAACTTCAGAACAGCTTGCTAAAGCAAGCGAGGCAATAAGTCAAATAGAAAATGCAACTACTAAGCAGAAAGCGTTGGACTTGCTTACAGAAAGTGCCAAAAAACAACAATTTATAGAAAGAAATATTTTATCTAAAAGTTTTGATGAGAATGTGGTAGGTGAATTATTAAAAGAGACATTTGGTGAAGACAATATAGCAGCTCAAGTTCACCTTTGGGTAATAGATAATAAGTCGGGATTAGGTACAAAGATGATTGCTGATTTTTTTGTCAGACTTCCAGATGGATCTTTTGCGATATTTGATTCAAAATATCATGCTTCAGCAGAAGTCTTTAGTGCTGCAAATAGCCTAACAGATAATCAAGCAAAAGTTCTAAATCTATTGCAAACAGGAGGAGTACGGTCTATTGAAATCCGATCTCCAAATTTACCAGCATCCTTCAATCTTCCTTATACTACTAAATTACCAAATCCAGGTAAAACGGATTTTGTGCTGGCCAAAAGTGTAAAAGGTCAACAGCAAGTTGAAAGCTTTATGGATTTATTTAAAGCTAATTAA
- a CDS encoding GAF domain-containing sensor histidine kinase yields the protein MIISRNPDQDASLLQTAAAYSSLDISSMDKNFEEILQLVSLICGVPIVLMITIEGEKQWVKAEKGLNLSELPYEIPFCTQLIRQEGLFLTNDIKKEKLLCGNHLLKNDSHICFYADIPLVDSEKHQIGSLCIMDYEEHAIIEEQEMILQVLAGQIVKKLELKQRNESLIALLDQAHEQAQKIYHLHEINSRILSVISHDLRSPLNLISGMLSLLSEEERIEDDLKSIIDKTSRMLYITDQMLTSLVQWGFAQQEGNEVTKVIFTLWELVDKVRQEQLPMAEAKDNQITNRVDKKIQIQADKEMIRFVLRNLVGNANKFTDSGEITILASQLEAAVQIEVTDTGKGMSQEFMEGVFERHQTSRGTQGEKGLGFGLMMCRAFIEEHNGRIEVKSEVGKGSIFSIFIPQEI from the coding sequence ATGATAATTTCCAGGAATCCTGACCAGGATGCAAGTCTTCTGCAAACTGCTGCTGCTTATTCTTCATTGGATATCAGTTCTATGGATAAGAATTTTGAAGAAATACTCCAGCTTGTGTCTTTAATATGTGGGGTGCCGATTGTGTTGATGATAACGATAGAGGGCGAGAAACAGTGGGTGAAGGCAGAAAAGGGATTGAATTTGTCTGAATTACCCTATGAAATACCTTTCTGTACCCAATTGATTCGTCAGGAAGGATTGTTTCTAACCAATGACATAAAAAAAGAAAAGCTTTTGTGTGGCAACCATCTGCTTAAAAATGATTCCCATATTTGTTTTTATGCAGACATCCCTCTGGTTGATTCTGAAAAACATCAGATAGGTTCTTTATGCATCATGGATTATGAAGAACATGCCATTATTGAAGAGCAGGAAATGATATTACAGGTGCTGGCCGGACAGATTGTAAAAAAGCTGGAACTGAAACAACGTAACGAAAGTCTGATAGCACTGCTGGATCAGGCACATGAACAGGCACAGAAGATCTACCATTTGCATGAAATCAATAGCCGTATTCTGTCCGTTATTTCCCATGATCTGCGTAGCCCGTTAAACCTGATCAGTGGTATGCTTTCGCTTTTGTCGGAAGAGGAACGTATAGAAGACGATCTCAAATCTATCATAGACAAAACATCCCGCATGCTCTATATCACAGACCAGATGCTAACTAGTCTGGTACAGTGGGGATTTGCCCAGCAGGAAGGAAACGAAGTTACAAAAGTTATCTTTACCCTGTGGGAACTGGTCGACAAGGTACGTCAGGAACAGCTGCCTATGGCTGAAGCCAAGGACAACCAGATTACAAACCGGGTAGATAAGAAAATACAGATACAGGCTGATAAAGAGATGATCCGATTTGTGTTGCGTAACCTGGTAGGCAATGCCAATAAGTTTACAGACTCAGGAGAGATCACCATTCTGGCCAGTCAACTGGAGGCCGCTGTACAGATAGAGGTAACAGATACTGGAAAAGGAATGAGTCAGGAGTTTATGGAGGGTGTATTTGAGCGGCATCAGACCAGCCGCGGGACGCAAGGCGAGAAGGGACTGGGATTTGGCCTGATGATGTGCCGGGCATTTATTGAAGAACACAATGGGCGTATTGAGGTAAAAAGTGAGGTAGGGAAAGGAAGCATCTTCTCGATTTTTATTCCACAGGAGATATAG